CAACCAATGTTTATTCTTCTAAAATGATGTACAAAAGCTATATACAATAGTCCCAAAATGAACTAATATATGAATAATCTTCCTTTAGAGTGCTTCTTGTCTTCAACCACCCAATCCTTCCatactttaaaatagaaataagtttatCAATATCTGATGAAGAGATAAATGTTTCTTTGCCCAAATTGACTTTTTACCAGAAGCACAAGGATTGTAGAAAACATTACTTCTATACATGGCTCCATTTTGAACAATCAGCTTCTAAATTTTTTAAATGTTTAGATAcctattattaatttaataacgAGAATTTTACTTAATCGATTAGCCTTTCTACTTccagcaaataaataaataaagattggTCCAGAGGGAAGCAAAAAATCTGATGTTTCTGACTTCTCaactataacttttttttttttacaaaaaaaacccttaaaatcACTTGATTAGGGCCCAAATATTTTAACAGGTTTTGGCAATGCCCACAGGTACATGGTACCACTCCAATAATCTAGAAATTAAAAAATACAAGAAGAATTCAAATGTAGATAAGAAAGAAAACGAACCTGGAGAGTCAAAGCACTGGTGTGTTTTGTGACCAAAAAGTTGGTCAGATTCACAAAATATGCTAATGCTGAATTGAACAGTAGATACCATATGATCTTGACATCATCTCTTGCAAGAGCTAGTGTTATACCAACTACATTGTCCTCCATAATAAGTGTTGCAGGAAGTAGAAAGATAACAGCTATTGGAGCCATGTACAGGAGGAGGTTCATAGAATTTAGCTTTTCCCTATAATAAAAGACATTCATTTCAGAACCCAATTTTAACATTGCAAAACAAAGAAACACGATTCTTTTTAAAAGAAAGCCTCCCAAGCAGCTCCAAtccaattatatataaatatatatgtaataaaGCACTAGTAAAAGGGGTGATAATTCCATACCCTTCAGAAGAAAGCAAAATTCCTTGAAGAACCGACTTGAGTGCTCTTGCAGCTGTAGCTGCTACACAAATTATGAATCCAAATAGATGGAAACTTGGTTCACCCTATGGCCACAAAAACAAGGAGAGAGAGAAATGTTAAAAGATCATGCCTATAAACTACATATGAATAAGAAAACATAATCGAACATTCCCTAATTATAAACTATGTAACTGAGGCAGTGCCGCTCGTTCAAAATCCAGATTtgtttcaataataataaaagctGGGCAGAAAAATTTcataaacaaaataaagaaactcAGAACATATTTAGGACCCTTGATAGACCCCACAAAGTCTCAGTTTTGGGGCAATACAAATTGTGCAAAAGGAGGAAGCAGTGTCGGTGAAAGATAATAGTTTCAGAAAAGGGAAAATTATCTACTGAAACCCAAGACAAACACACACCCAATGAAGCAAAAGAATTGCACTAGGATCCACTGAACAAAAACTAATAAGACACTCAGGTTCTTAATGATATCCTCTAAACTTCTAAATTTTGCTTCTTTTCTTCTCCAATATCCTAAAACAAATTAAGCATATATTGAAATCTATCAAATATAAGGATTCCCATTCAACCGCATGATAGAGAGAACACAAAAGAAAAAAGTAATCCTATTTAAAGAGCTAAACAAAAATCTATAACCACGAGTACATTAACAATCAAAGAAATTGATAAATTTGCATTAACGTAGCTATACCAAAGAAGATCCAAAGCCACATTTGacactaattcttaataaaaTTAATGAATATGAATCAGAAAAGAGGAAAAGCTCATACCCCACTTGCGATTATGACTCCGGTAACAACAGGAACGAGAGTCAGATAGGTGAGCCAAGCCTCCCTCCTAAAGGTCATAAGGTAGGCAAAGACCGCTGTGAAGAAAGGCGTGGTAGCCCCAATAGCCTGGTTGAAAGACACGGGCAAATACCGAAGCGAAATGTTCCCAAACACAACCGAAATGCAGAAGACGAAGCTGAGCGCCGAGATCTTCATCAATTGGACCCAAGATCGTATGGTCTGCATAGGGACCATCTTCATCCACGCTATGGCGATGTAGCTGAGCAGTGAACAAGCGGTCATGTGGCACATGGTAAGGAAGATCGGATACTTAAAGCCATAGTTGCTAAGCAAGTACTTGTTGAGCAGGAGTACCCCAATGTTGGAGGAGTACCACGAGGTAACCAGACCGATCGTAAACAAACGGCTCTTCCCCTTCATTTGGCGAGGTGGGTCTTGATCGGACGGCTGAAATTCCAATAAAAACACAGATGGGTCAAATGTTTTCAGGTTCTGGTGGGGTTGTTCTAGAAGGGCATGGATCCGCTAGGGTTTGACTGAGAGCAAACGATTCTGGGCATTGGCGAAACCAAACAGAGAATGACGATGGGTATTACAGAGAAATACAAGGTGGCCTCCCATGGATCTGAG
This genomic interval from Humulus lupulus chromosome 8, drHumLupu1.1, whole genome shotgun sequence contains the following:
- the LOC133798327 gene encoding probable sugar phosphate/phosphate translocator At3g11320, which produces MKGKSRLFTIGLVTSWYSSNIGVLLLNKYLLSNYGFKYPIFLTMCHMTACSLLSYIAIAWMKMVPMQTIRSWVQLMKISALSFVFCISVVFGNISLRYLPVSFNQAIGATTPFFTAVFAYLMTFRREAWLTYLTLVPVVTGVIIASGGEPSFHLFGFIICVAATAARALKSVLQGILLSSEGEKLNSMNLLLYMAPIAVIFLLPATLIMEDNVVGITLALARDDVKIIWYLLFNSALAYFVNLTNFLVTKHTSALTLQVLGNAKGAVAVVVSILIFRNPVSVTGMMGYSLTVMGVILYSEAKKRSK